The following coding sequences lie in one Pontibacter sp. G13 genomic window:
- a CDS encoding cation:proton antiporter, with amino-acid sequence MILLTDTTNAGSGTYEYIIMGAAVIILSFLFNAFSERSNIPSVLLLIVLGFLLNTNLGPGMSGDALKEPLELMGTVGLIMIVLEAALDLELTKEKYPLILRSLAIALVGLVSTSLLIALVLVNMYDSDVMSWQSAMLYATPLSILSSAIIIPSVGGLGQRKKEFHIYESTFSDILGIMQFYFLQAIWGPETQGFAAETGNYVLILLGTVLFSLIVSYGLIFLFQSIKSHVKLFLLISILLLLYAVGKINHVSSLITIFLFGLVMSNHKLFFRGKLKEWLNEKTVSGLEADFHVVTIETAFLVRTFFFVLFGMTISIAPFSTLDSALSILKVSFAILAVIYGARLIYFRIFIGKDIVPQLFIAPRGLITVLLFYQISPESVVEEFNEGILSFIIVASLLVMSGALILHGRRKGRMERIESDPMIIPPDQIYKGFSSKVVRDRYSQPKEAEPQSQSNS; translated from the coding sequence ATGATCCTATTGACTGATACAACGAACGCTGGTTCGGGGACATACGAATACATCATCATGGGCGCTGCGGTCATTATCCTCAGCTTCCTATTCAATGCTTTTTCTGAGCGATCCAACATCCCATCGGTGTTGCTGCTGATCGTGCTAGGGTTCTTGCTGAATACCAATCTGGGTCCTGGCATGAGTGGCGATGCACTGAAAGAGCCGCTTGAATTGATGGGTACCGTGGGATTGATTATGATCGTTTTGGAAGCTGCCCTTGACCTTGAACTCACCAAGGAAAAGTATCCGCTCATTCTACGATCCCTTGCCATCGCACTCGTGGGGCTCGTATCCACCTCCCTACTCATTGCACTTGTCCTCGTCAACATGTATGACTCGGATGTCATGAGTTGGCAATCGGCCATGCTTTATGCGACCCCGCTATCCATTCTGAGTTCGGCGATCATCATTCCTTCGGTAGGAGGGCTAGGACAACGCAAAAAGGAATTTCATATCTATGAATCCACCTTCTCGGATATCCTTGGGATCATGCAATTCTACTTCCTACAGGCGATCTGGGGCCCCGAAACTCAAGGGTTTGCCGCAGAGACGGGCAATTATGTCCTGATCCTGTTGGGTACCGTCCTATTCTCCTTGATTGTTTCCTATGGGTTGATCTTCCTGTTCCAAAGCATCAAATCCCACGTCAAACTATTCTTGTTGATCTCTATTCTTCTGCTACTTTATGCAGTAGGAAAAATCAATCACGTATCCTCCCTCATTACCATCTTCCTCTTTGGATTGGTCATGAGTAACCATAAGCTATTCTTTAGAGGAAAGCTGAAAGAGTGGCTCAACGAAAAAACGGTTTCGGGATTGGAAGCCGATTTCCACGTCGTCACCATCGAAACAGCCTTCTTGGTCAGAACCTTCTTCTTCGTGTTGTTTGGCATGACGATTTCCATCGCCCCATTCAGCACATTGGATTCTGCGCTGAGTATTTTGAAGGTCAGCTTCGCGATACTTGCGGTGATTTATGGAGCTCGGTTGATTTATTTCAGGATCTTCATTGGGAAGGATATTGTGCCACAGCTTTTCATTGCTCCTCGTGGCTTGATCACGGTGCTTCTATTCTACCAAATCAGTCCTGAGAGTGTAGTGGAAGAATTCAATGAAGGGATTCTCTCCTTCATTATTGTGGCATCTTTGCTGGTGATGTCCGGGGCATTGATCCTCCACGGACGTAGAAAGGGCAGAATGGAACGAATAGAATCTGATCCGATGATCATTCCACCAGATCAGATTTACAAAGGGTTTTCCTCCAAAGTGGTTCGAGATCGGTATTCACAGCCTAAGGAGGCGGAACCTCAATCTCAATCCAATTCTTAG
- a CDS encoding ATP-binding protein, with product MRQYPFLILVFCNLTIFNGLLNGQGIRHGSHSRIDPANLPVGLENFSYESVWELSFLEKKRQIQHILETAYEDLEATRSMGNPAKMVESMERLAKVLMIVGDYSYARKMLEQAKDIRFREQLGMELGWHQSLLKLGMLHLELGNLDSAWLLINEANRVTQHEQDSLARAYAQQCLAAYYLKSEDWEKASPYLNNAQSVFIATQSADALATNLRLKSTYFLGVDSVSMAMQQLMLADSLTWQYGLLEQSILILLDLSEVCESAGKYQEALNYRKKYHQQEAQLEALKLNTYLSDLDFRQVQESMRRELDRSSSLQDVYLWMAGIGLLGMFLLIGWTWWRWKNLQTLPVEAVKIPVRQTPLQAMGSWEYDLETQTIWCSSRVRNLLGWEEARGQGFIQLSELLAMIHPDDLAQAKTKLSDFSQNQVNFYAEYRLRSGLGEEFHLVSSGLVHHDFAGMPKRVVGAVRVHGGYAFEEEKNDPDLDFFIWLFEISQLFVRVPTSDIDDQIVASLKDWVDLMGVDRGFYYQFDARRESAVLKGFWIRPQIPDEDVHHQVHKDEFPSLFEHGFGQDVVSINDIKELEPTSPERLFLTELYAKSGINIPLFTNSEVSGFIWFDVVEDARNWSTGDLGKFRLIGELFSNALLRKELGLKSQGAMVEGLERERQRIAEHVHDGIGPMLSTIKLYLDQFSNSDMSKQELWDRVSPVITGAIDEMRSVSHDLSSSKINQLGLVGAIKEMAYHLSQQTLKVNFQAVGLRSALPRVLELSIFRIVQELLNNVVKHAGATSVDAQVIEHESLYQILVEDNGKGFSVAESLGHAGIGLSNIEYRTKALNGKVFIDSRSGYGTMVLVEIPK from the coding sequence ATGAGACAGTATCCATTCCTTATTCTCGTATTTTGCAATCTCACGATTTTCAATGGATTGCTGAATGGTCAGGGCATCCGGCATGGTTCGCATTCCCGCATCGATCCGGCCAACCTGCCAGTTGGATTGGAGAACTTTTCCTATGAAAGTGTTTGGGAGCTGAGTTTTTTGGAGAAAAAACGCCAAATCCAGCATATTCTAGAGACGGCTTATGAAGATTTGGAGGCCACTCGTTCGATGGGCAATCCTGCCAAAATGGTGGAATCCATGGAGCGACTCGCCAAGGTCCTCATGATTGTAGGAGATTATAGTTACGCTCGGAAGATGCTCGAACAGGCCAAGGATATCCGCTTTCGGGAGCAATTGGGAATGGAACTCGGATGGCATCAGTCCCTACTCAAGTTGGGGATGCTTCACCTTGAATTGGGCAATCTTGATTCAGCATGGCTGTTGATCAATGAAGCCAATCGGGTAACCCAACATGAGCAAGACAGTCTCGCCCGTGCCTATGCCCAACAGTGTCTGGCTGCCTATTACCTCAAATCGGAAGACTGGGAAAAAGCTTCTCCATATTTGAATAATGCCCAATCCGTCTTTATCGCTACCCAGTCGGCAGATGCATTGGCCACCAATCTGAGGCTCAAATCCACCTATTTTCTGGGGGTCGACTCCGTATCCATGGCGATGCAGCAATTGATGCTTGCCGATTCTTTGACTTGGCAATATGGCCTTCTGGAGCAATCCATCTTGATCCTGTTGGATCTCTCGGAAGTTTGTGAGTCGGCGGGAAAATATCAGGAAGCGCTCAACTACCGCAAAAAATATCATCAACAAGAAGCTCAGCTTGAGGCTTTGAAACTCAATACCTATCTGTCTGACCTCGATTTCAGGCAGGTGCAGGAATCCATGCGAAGGGAATTGGACCGTTCTTCCAGTTTACAGGATGTGTATTTATGGATGGCGGGGATTGGGCTGCTAGGGATGTTCTTGCTGATTGGATGGACTTGGTGGCGGTGGAAAAATCTCCAAACCCTTCCTGTGGAAGCGGTCAAGATTCCCGTCCGACAAACGCCCCTTCAGGCTATGGGCAGCTGGGAATATGATCTGGAAACCCAGACAATTTGGTGCTCCTCTCGAGTCCGTAACTTGTTGGGTTGGGAAGAAGCCAGAGGACAAGGATTCATCCAGCTTTCGGAGCTCTTGGCCATGATTCATCCCGATGATCTTGCTCAAGCAAAAACCAAGCTCTCAGATTTTTCGCAAAATCAGGTCAATTTCTATGCAGAGTACCGGCTGAGATCTGGCTTGGGGGAAGAATTTCATCTGGTATCCTCTGGGTTGGTACACCACGACTTCGCAGGTATGCCCAAGCGAGTGGTGGGTGCTGTCCGGGTTCATGGAGGGTATGCTTTTGAGGAAGAAAAGAATGATCCAGATTTGGATTTTTTCATTTGGCTGTTTGAAATATCTCAGTTGTTTGTGCGGGTTCCCACTTCTGATATTGACGATCAAATCGTGGCTTCGCTCAAGGATTGGGTAGATCTGATGGGCGTGGATCGAGGATTTTATTATCAATTCGACGCCCGCAGAGAAAGTGCTGTGCTCAAGGGGTTTTGGATAAGGCCTCAAATTCCCGACGAGGATGTCCATCATCAAGTGCATAAGGATGAATTTCCCTCTCTATTCGAGCATGGATTTGGGCAAGATGTAGTCAGCATCAATGACATCAAGGAGTTGGAACCTACCTCTCCAGAGCGATTGTTTTTGACGGAACTATATGCCAAATCAGGAATCAACATTCCCTTGTTCACCAACTCGGAAGTATCTGGATTCATCTGGTTTGATGTGGTGGAAGATGCTCGAAATTGGAGTACCGGGGACCTAGGAAAATTTAGGCTGATAGGTGAGCTCTTTAGCAATGCGCTTCTCCGGAAAGAACTAGGCCTTAAATCCCAAGGAGCAATGGTAGAGGGGCTTGAGAGAGAGCGGCAACGAATTGCGGAACACGTGCATGACGGAATTGGCCCAATGTTGTCTACCATAAAACTATATTTGGACCAATTTTCAAACTCAGATATGTCCAAGCAGGAATTGTGGGATCGGGTAAGCCCTGTAATCACTGGAGCCATAGATGAAATGCGCTCAGTTTCCCATGATCTTTCTTCCTCCAAAATCAACCAATTGGGGTTAGTCGGAGCTATCAAGGAAATGGCCTATCATCTGTCCCAACAGACTTTGAAGGTGAATTTTCAGGCTGTCGGTTTGCGTTCGGCATTGCCTAGAGTGCTAGAGCTTTCGATATTTCGAATTGTTCAGGAGTTGCTCAACAACGTGGTCAAGCATGCAGGCGCAACTAGCGTGGATGCGCAAGTCATCGAACACGAAAGCCTTTACCAGATTTTGGTGGAGGACAATGGGAAAGGATTTTCTGTGGCGGAATCTCTCGGCCATGCAGGCATTGGATTGTCCAATATTGAATACCGCACGAAGGCGCTGAATGGTAAGGTGTTTATCGATTCTCGGTCGGGTTACGGTACGATGGTGCTGGTGGAAATTCCCAAGTAG